The genomic window tgggacaaacccctaggaggtgcaaaggcagtatctcaagcattgtctcagcataccttccctggtgcaaagggaacaagccctacaggggtgcaaaggctatgcaggacaaatgcctactggatcttaagaaccgataaccatatttggggagagtcactaCACTCCAAAGCAGctagggcctgtaggacagcaaccttatctctattcgtttgggctcgaagacggcaaatcagccacaagcagaccatgcatcctcccaggcagcatgccagaaatatcccaacccccacccattccttaaaaaaggagaaagcagaatatagccagtcagaaaactgttcaagggtGATAGGCTGGACACGAGTgttattcaggatagtgatctggaacaattgattctggagaaacagctccgcttcccgcgaccagttccccgccagatactccccaattcttcgtgactcattcctggaattattaaagacaagagaagtaatgcacacatgtttctgataggagacacatccgatctggaccagacgggtcaactcatccacctgagtctgcacataatctatcctctgattggcagctattatgccagaaaggatgtGATTGTTGAttctattttgagtttctaatgcatcagctgtttttgaaaccacgtcgttaattgtggttgccgtttgcacctgattagccatggctatcccagcCATTACGGCAGCCGCTGCTGACACTGCTACAGTGGTGACAATGGCTGCAGTAATACCAAAGTCACGTCGTTCACGCAAAAGCGTTGTGATGGGAAATTGGTCCGGGTCAGCTTGGACCGGGAGAGGTACAAAGGTTGGGACCTTCACCATTATAGCCAGCTTTTGGGTGCCATTCCAACATTTAGACAAGTGGCAATTAACTGATCCATTTGTGCAATCCAAGGTACCCGAGGAGTCCGGGGTGGAATcagtaagcaaaaaggaaaaaggaggggtcacGCAGACCGCAACTCCCCCTAGAGTGGCATTACTCAATTCTTCTTCTTGATAAATGtgaagccatctcccctggcACAATGACTccgatatgctaccagaaacattaaggagccaagtcctagttaatCGTAGTGTcaccagggctgagatgtccgccatggctcctacttcattagagagcagccattgataccaggaccatcctgatccgatagtagaatcttgattagactggttataaaggtatctcctcaaagatggggatagggagaacccataggcaacctgtgtcttttcccaagtcttagcttggcaggccataaatgtaggtggaaatgaaaaatctggaacacagtgtggtgatgCCCTAAaatgagtggcatttttaggggtggatgcacctcccaatggtaccagggactccactctcatggccaaggtggtagcattgatagatgtagcattactaggccctcctgaccctgaggtgatcccctgagtcacctgggctaatactGTGCCCAGGGACCCTAacccaactttactctgcatcaggggatccatccaattggtcaagtttttgcgtaaaagccttatgcagggtcccttctcctcaagggagaagcacacagtcccatttagggctatctttttttttttttttttggaaaatgttagcatttaattGGCCTCCCTGAATGGCTTCAAGCCACCAGAACACAGGCACCTCCAACACCCTTTATcttctcttcagctcttctgcTGAAAAATTTGGCTTTCACGATGACAGGCTGCTTAGGaagctttcccttccccagaactTTGTAGTAGCCCGATCGCACGACGTCAATGATGGGAGCAACTCCAGTCTTGTTCTTGGCAGCATTGACCCGGGTCTGCTCACTGACCAGTGTCCACAGTTTATCCAGGTTGACAGTCGGGCAGAAGCTCTGGTTCCTCTTTAAGTGGTAATGCCTCATACCAACTTTCCCGAAGTAACCTGGATGATATTTGTCGAAGTTGATcctgtgatgatgcatgcctccAGCGTTCCCGCGTCCTCCTGGATGCTTGCGGTGTTTACCGATGCGGCCATGGCCGTGGCTCACGTGGCCCCGGAGTTTCCGGGTCTTCCTCAGTCTGG from Arvicola amphibius unplaced genomic scaffold, mArvAmp1.2, whole genome shotgun sequence includes these protein-coding regions:
- the LOC119805921 gene encoding 60S ribosomal protein L27a, producing MPSRLRKTRKLRGHVSHGHGRIGKHRKHPGGRGNAGGMHHHRINFDKYHPGYFGKVGMRHYHLKRNQSFCPTVNLDKLWTLVSEQTRVNAAKNKTGVAPIIDVVRSGYYKVLGKGKLPKQPVIVKAKFFSRRAEEKIKGVGGACVLVA